A genome region from Natronobeatus ordinarius includes the following:
- a CDS encoding Bug family tripartite tricarboxylate transporter substrate binding protein, translated as MLKTIGVAGLAGLAGCLGDEGEYPDDDLTAVVPFDEGGGSDTYVRQMAGPLSDELDQDIRVENVPGAGAMRGIGQLLTSDPDGYTFGKFNPLTTSIEAMINPPDFEMQDLKGLATIGFNAIVVIGDADEGLEDFDDAVDRYDDGEFENLGGLGVNYLPKAMFFQERYGMPWSNYIQYSGAGPINQAVASGEVPVAITSDQGATAAVDGGDADVLAVLTSNGSSVFPDAPTITDLGYEGMDFLGQVTRSMWVPPETPEDRVEVLSEAIEATIESDEVQSWAAETGNEMAYGPPEEADQVLEDVWSEIPDLVDLDDLRDEAN; from the coding sequence GTGCTCAAGACGATCGGTGTCGCAGGACTCGCCGGCCTCGCGGGTTGTCTCGGCGACGAGGGCGAGTACCCGGACGACGACCTGACCGCCGTCGTGCCGTTCGACGAGGGCGGCGGCTCGGACACCTACGTCCGGCAGATGGCGGGCCCGCTGTCGGACGAACTCGACCAGGACATCCGCGTCGAGAACGTCCCCGGTGCGGGCGCGATGCGCGGGATCGGTCAGCTGCTGACCAGCGACCCCGACGGCTACACGTTCGGGAAGTTCAACCCGCTGACGACGTCGATCGAGGCCATGATCAACCCGCCGGACTTCGAGATGCAGGATCTCAAGGGGCTGGCGACGATCGGTTTCAACGCGATCGTCGTCATCGGGGACGCCGACGAGGGGCTCGAGGACTTCGACGACGCCGTCGACCGGTACGACGACGGCGAGTTCGAGAACCTCGGCGGGCTGGGCGTGAACTACCTCCCGAAAGCGATGTTCTTCCAGGAACGCTACGGGATGCCCTGGTCGAACTACATCCAGTACTCCGGCGCCGGGCCGATCAACCAGGCCGTCGCCTCCGGCGAGGTGCCGGTCGCGATCACCTCGGACCAGGGAGCCACGGCCGCCGTCGACGGCGGCGACGCCGACGTGCTCGCGGTCCTCACCAGCAACGGGAGCTCGGTGTTCCCGGACGCGCCGACGATCACGGACCTCGGCTACGAGGGAATGGACTTCCTCGGGCAGGTCACCCGGTCGATGTGGGTTCCGCCGGAGACGCCGGAGGACCGAGTCGAGGTCCTCTCCGAGGCGATCGAGGCGACGATCGAGAGCGACGAGGTGCAGTCGTGGGCCGCAGAGACCGGCAACGAGATGGCCTACGGCCCGCCGGAAGAGGCAGACCAGGTCCTCGAGGACGTCTGGTCGGAGATTCCGGACCTCGTCGATCTCGACGACCTCCGCGACGAGGCCAACTGA